Below is a genomic region from Carboxydothermus pertinax.
TTGTCTGATTATTTCGGTCAATATATCATCTAAGGTTGCGTCATCAATTCTGTGCACTCTAAATTTCGCTAATAAGCTAGGATGAGGTAATTCATCATCAGGATTTAACCCCAAAAACCACATAAAGGCAAGATTTACTCCTATCTCTTCTATTATTTTTTCATCAGACAAGTTATAAAGTTGTTTTAATAGCAATATCTTTATCATTAATTCCGGTTCTTTTGCCGGCCGCCCATAGTATTTACAATATGATTTCTCAAGTAATTTATTTATAAAACTAAAATCTACTGCCTTGTTGATTCGCTTCAACAAGTGATTCTCAGGTATCCGATTATATAAGACAGAATAGATACTTAGTTGATTGTCACGACCTTTTAGCATAAAAAAGCCCCCAAATTTAGATATTATACATAAATTATATCATAAATTTAGGGGCTATTGTTATTTTATTCTACATTTTCTATTTTTTATAATACTTTTTTCAGGGGTCTC
It encodes:
- a CDS encoding transposase is translated as MLKGRDNQLSIYSVLYNRIPENHLLKRINKAVDFSFINKLLEKSYCKYYGRPAKEPELMIKILLLKQLYNLSDEKIIEEIGVNLAFMWFLGLNPDDELPHPSLLAKFRVHRIDDATLDDILTEIIRQCKEKGIIKDDGVSIDCTHVSANTIKKVPERVMKHISKEIFKKLEEEAPEVLEKQNTEIPNYKEIEDHKEAKRVMKNYIDGVIENVEEQINPEDHPKTYKLIKEAKEILEDPKFMQQK